One Mycolicibacterium doricum genomic window, GACGCATCTCGGCAGCGACACCGGCCGCATCGCCGGCGCGACGAACTCGCTGGCCGACTACAACCGGGCAGGGGTGCCGTTGATCGAGATCGTCACCAGGCCGATCGAGGGCGCCGGTGCCAGGGCGCCGGAGATCGCCCGCGCTTACGTCACCGCGCTGCGCGACCTGCTGCGCGCGCTGGGCGTATCCGACGTCCGCATGGACCAGGGGTCGATGCGCTGCGATGCGAACCTGTCGCTCAAACCGATCGGGCAGGCCGAGTTCGGCACGAGGACGGAGACGAAGAACGTCAACTCTCTCAAGAGCGTGGAGGTGGCGGTGCGCTATGAGATGCGCCGCCAGGCCGCGGTGCTCACCTCCGGCGGCACGGTCACCCAGGAGACCCGGCACTTCCACGAGGACGGGTACACCTCGCCGGGCCGCAGCAAGGAGACCGCGGAGGACTACCGGTACTTCCCCGAACCGGACCTCGAACCGGTCGCCCCGGACGCCGAGCTGGTCGAGCGCCTGCGCCAGACGCTGCCCGAACTCCCGTGGTTGCGCCGCAACAGGATCCAACAGGAGTGGGGCATCTCCGACGAGGTGATGCGTGACCTGGTCAACAACGGGGCGATCGAACTGGTCGCCGCCACCGTCGAACACGGCGTATCCAGTGAGTCGGCGCGCGCCTGGTGGGGGAACTTCCTGGTGCAGAAGGCGAATGAAAGCGGGGTGGAACTCGAGGCGCTACCCATCACTCCCGCCCAGGTGGCCGCGGTGGTCAAGCTCGTCGACGACGGAAAGCTGTCGAACAAGCTGGCCCGTCAAGTCGTCGAGGGTGTCCTCGGCGGCGAGGGGGAGCCCGTACAGGTGATGGCCGACCGTGGGTTTCAGGTGGTCCGCGACGATTCGGCGCTGCAGGCCGCCGTCGACGCGGCGCTGGCCGCCGACCCAGGGATTGTGGAGAAGATCCGCGGCGGCAAGGTTCAGGCGGCAGGTGCGATCGTCGGTGCGGTGATGAAGGCCACCAAGGGACAGGCTGACGCGGCCAGGGTGCGCGAGCTTGTCTTGGCCGCATGCGGCCAATCGGCCTGAGCCGCATGCGGCCAATCGGCCTGAGCCGCATGCGGCCAATCGGCCTGAGCCGCGTGCGGCCAATCGGCCTGAGCCGCGTGCGGCCAATCGTGCCCGTCGACTCCACTATCAGCGCCTCGTCAGCGACGACGCGTTGGCATTCCCGCCGGCAAACACGGGCCCTGGACGGCTCCGCCGGACAGGATCAACCCCGTACCGAGAACCGCGTCGGAATGCAGTGTCGTGGACGGCGGTATCCGCATCCCTGCCGCAGGGACTGATTGGTGCCTCAGGGACTGATTGGTACGGTGGCGTCATTCCGATGAAAGGGTGATGCATGTGGTGACGGTGCCGCGCAGAGGACTCAACACGGCGATCACACGGTTCTGGAGTGTGGTGGCGCCGCTCTACGACCAGCAATTCGTGCAGCGCCTTGTGTACCGGCCGGCCCAAGATGAGGTCATCGAGGCGCTGCGTAGCCACGGCGCTCGCCGCATCGCCGACATAGCCTGCGGCACCGGCATTCTCGCCGACCGCATCCAGCGGGAACTCGACCCGGACGAGATCTACGGCGTCGACATGTCCGACGGTATGCTGGCGCAGGCCCAGGCCAGGTCGTCGAAGGTCGACTGGCGCAAGGGTCCTGCCGAGCAGTTGCCGTTCGGCGATGGGGAGCTCGACGCCGTGGTGACCACGTCGGCGTTCCACTTTTTCGACCAGCCCGCAGCCCTGCGCGATTTCCACCGCGTGCTCGCCCCGGGCGGCCTGGTCGCCGTCACCACGATCACCCCCAACTATCCCCAGCCCTTCGACCGGATCACCCTCCACCGCCGCAACCCGGCCCACAACCCGTCACCAGCGCAGATGCGGGAGCTTTTCGAGAACGCCGGGTTCACCGTCGCCGATCAGCACCGCGTCCGACGGCCTGACTGGACGCAGCTGGTGTCCGACATGATCACCGTCGGACGGACGTCAGCCGAGTAGCTCGTCGGTGTTCGCCGAACGGACCTGTTCGGTCCGAGCCGGTGCGCGCTGGCGATGAACCAGGCCGCCTACGATCTGCCTCGGCTGCGGACGAACGGCTGGTCTTAGCCGCGGCCAGGCAAGATTGCTACCGCCTCACCGACGGCCAATCGCCATCTGTGCAACAGAGTCCCGACCGGCTGCTACGACCCTTGCCGAACATTGCCTTGACACCTCAAGACAGCTCTGAATACCTGATGTCACGGCGATGAATACCTGATGTCACGGCGACCAAATATGTCACGGCGACCAAATTCGCTCGTCAGGTGTTGTCGGCGTTGCTGCGCGGGAACCCGCCGCCCTGTGGGAACAGCGGGAACACCACGTCGTCGAGTCGCTCGGCGTCGCCGGCGGTCTTGTTCACCGTCGCACCCCAGACGTTGCCGTCCGCGGACAACGTCAAGGCCCATGCGTGGCCACGGGTGTCCTGACGGATCACCTCGGGCTGGCCGGTCACCGCGCCGGTGTCGGGGGCTTGGCGCACCGCGACGGTCTGCTTGGTGTCGACGAGGTTGACGAGCACGGTGCCGTCGAGCGCGGCGCAGCCGGCCACTCCAGGCCGGTCCGGCCACGTCCACACCGTCGAGATCTTCGAATCCTTGGTCATCTTCTGCAGCCGGTCGCCGGTCGCGGTGCGATCGGTGACGTAGAGAGCACCGTCTGAGGGGTCGATGCACATGCCGCCGCCCGAACCCATCCCACTCATCGCCGTGGTCGTCGGCGCCTGGTTGACGGTGGTGGGCTGTTCGATGCGCAGCACCTTGCCGGCCTGCGTCGCGGGATCGGCCGCCGCACCGGGGTTGTCGGCGTCACCGGTCTGCACCAGCAGGGTGGTGGGACTGGTGAAGATCAGCGCACCGGTGTTGCCGGTGGCGCCCTTGGGGATCCCGGTCAAGATCGGTTTCGGCACGTCGCCGTCGGCGATGCGCACCACGCGGTTGTCGGTGGGTGTGCTGACGTAGGCGTACATCAGCCGGTCTTGGCTGTAGGTGGGGGACAGCACGATGTCCATCAAGCCGCCGTCACCCGACGGATCGACCGGGATCGTTGTCTTCACCTTCGGCTCGGCCCGCACCGACACCTCTTTGACTGCGCCGGTGGTGCGTTCGGCGACGAGTGCGGACTGGCTGTCGGGCAGCATGATCAACCCGCTGGTGCTCTCCAGGCAACCCTGCATCACCCCGGGCGCCGGGCAGGCCTTCGGGAACGGTTTGGCCGGCAGCGGTGGGGGCGGCGGCTCGGACGACGTCGGCCCCGGACGGAGTTCGGGCTCGGTGGTGAACGGCTGCGACTGTGCCCCGTCGAAGCGCGCGCAGCCGGAACCGACCAACGCTGTGGCGCACAGCAGTGCTGCCACCCCGAAGAGCGGCCGGCGCGTAGTCATGGTGGCCAGGTTACGGATTCTCTGGCGGAGTGCGCCACGCCCGTCGTCGGGCGACCCCGTGCATTCCGCGTAAGACGAGGCCGGCAGCGCCGGGGTAAATACACGATTCCGTGACGATCAGCACCTACCCTGGCAGACGTGACCAGTCACCCCCAGGACGCGCGCGCCTGGCAGCGGCCCGACGATCCGGCCCGGCCCACCTCGGCAAGCCTGGTCGACCCCGAGGACGATCTGCCCTCGGCGAATTACGGCGGCGATTTCGAGACCACGGCGATCCCGCGATACGACGCGGCCAAGGGCGCCCCCGCCCCGCCGGTGTTCAACCTGATGCACGACCCGGAACCGCTGCCCTACGTCCAGCCGCACACCAGTCACCCCGTGATGCCGTACGGCGCCGAGCCGACGGAGATCGGCCACGACGTCACCGACGAGCAGGTCAAGGCGGCGCGCAGACGCGGTACCCAGGACCTCGGGCTGATGCTGCTGCGGGTGGGATTGGGCGTGCTGCTCGTCGGCCACGGACTGCAGAAGGCGTTCGGCTGGTGGGGCGGACCAGGGCTCGGCGGCTTCCAGGACTCGCTCGCGGAAGTCGGCTACCAGCACGCGAACATCCTCACCTACGTCGGCGCCGCCGCCCAGATCGGTGCGGGCCTGCTGCTCGTGCTGGGTCTGTTCGCCCCGGTCGCCGCTGCGATTGCGCTGGCCTACCTGATCAACGCGCTTCTCGCCGGTGTCGCCGGCCAGTCGCAGAGCGGGTTCCCCTTCTTCCTGCCCGGTGGCTTCGAATTCCAGGTGACGCTCATCGTGATCGCCGCCGCGCTCATCCTGACCGGCCCCGGGCGCTACGGCTTCGACGCGGGCCGCGGCTGGGCGCGTCGACCGTTCGTAGGGTCGTTCATCGCGCTGCTGCTCGGGATTGGTCTGGGCGTAGCGATGTGGGTCCTGCTCAACGGCGCCAATCCCTTGGCATGACGCCCTGCGCCAACCCCCCGGCCTGACCGCCTCACCGATACGGGTTGGGCACTCGGCCACCGCTGACCGCCGTCAACTGCGGCAGCGTGCCGAACGTCACCGCAGGCAGACGCATCTCGGTGCCGTCTTTGAGTGCCGCGCGCGCCCAGTTCGCCCTGCTGAACCGCAGCCCGTCGATGTCCTCCCACGCCACGGTCGTGGTGCCGAGCACGCTGCGGGCGGTCACCGTGTCGCGGTCGGCCACGGTGCGCAGGCGCATGATGAACACCGAGGCCAGCACCGGGATCACCAGCAGCACCCCGAACCAGCGTGGGTTGGCCAGCACGATCGAGAACAACCCCAGTGTGAAGAAGCCGACCGCGAGGTGCGCGGTACGCGGGATCCGGATGACGACGGGAGCGGTGGCGGCCGAAGCGGTGGGGTCAGAGGCGTGGGGAGAACTCACGCCCTCGATTCTGGCACCACCGGGGACCGCTGGTCACACCGTTGACTGCAATTTGACCAGTGACCAGTGCGGAGGCTACCGTCAAGTGTTATGCAGGCTCCGGGGATGCTCGACGGAGGCGCTCAGGCGCCGACACCGCTCGTAGTAATTGGTTGGCGCGTTGATGCCGCGCTGGCCCTCTGCCGGGCATAGCCACCAGCATCGACGCGCCACCCTCGAACAGCGGCCCGCTGTCGGGGGTTTTTTCTTGCCCGAGGACGCGTCCACTCCACCAGAAAGAAACGACAAGAGGACATCGTGAGCGCACCGACCACGCGACCACCGCAGGCGACACCGCCAGACACCGAGCAGGCCGTGTCGGCCGTCCAGTCGACCAGCCCGAAGACGGTGCGGCCCCGCACGCTGGCACCCGAACAGATGTCAGGCGCCCAGGCGGTGATCCGTTCCCTCGAGGAGCTTGACGTCGACACCATCTTCGGCATCCCCGGCGGTGCCGTCCTGCCGGTCTACGACCCGCTGTTCGACTCGGAGAAGCTGCGCCATGTACTGGTGCGCCATGAACAGGGCGCCGGCCACGCCGCCAGCGGTTACGCGCACGCCACCGGCCGCGTCGGAGTATGTATGGCGACGTCCGGGCCCGGTGCGACGAACCTGGTGACGCCGCTGGCCGATGCGCACATGGACTCGATCCCGGTGGTGGCGATCACCGGTCAGGTCGGCCGCGGCCTGATCGGCACCGACGCGTTCCAGGAAGCCGACATCTCCGGCATCACGATGCCGATCACGAAGCACAACTTCCTGGTACGCAGCGGCGACGACATCCCCCGCGCGCTGGCGGAGGCGTTCCATATCGCCTCGACCGGCCGGCCCGGGCCGGTGCTCGTCGACATCCCGAAGGACATCCTGCAGGGCACGTGCAGCTTCAGCTGGCCGCCGCAGATGGACCTACCCGGCTACAAGCCGAACACCAAACCGCACAACCGGCAGATCCGGGAGGCCGCCAAGCTGATCGCCGCGGCCGGCAGGCCGGTGCTCTACGTCGGCGGCGGTGTCATCCGCGGTGAGGCC contains:
- a CDS encoding class I SAM-dependent methyltransferase, with the translated sequence MTVPRRGLNTAITRFWSVVAPLYDQQFVQRLVYRPAQDEVIEALRSHGARRIADIACGTGILADRIQRELDPDEIYGVDMSDGMLAQAQARSSKVDWRKGPAEQLPFGDGELDAVVTTSAFHFFDQPAALRDFHRVLAPGGLVAVTTITPNYPQPFDRITLHRRNPAHNPSPAQMRELFENAGFTVADQHRVRRPDWTQLVSDMITVGRTSAE
- a CDS encoding PQQ-dependent sugar dehydrogenase, producing MTTRRPLFGVAALLCATALVGSGCARFDGAQSQPFTTEPELRPGPTSSEPPPPPLPAKPFPKACPAPGVMQGCLESTSGLIMLPDSQSALVAERTTGAVKEVSVRAEPKVKTTIPVDPSGDGGLMDIVLSPTYSQDRLMYAYVSTPTDNRVVRIADGDVPKPILTGIPKGATGNTGALIFTSPTTLLVQTGDADNPGAAADPATQAGKVLRIEQPTTVNQAPTTTAMSGMGSGGGMCIDPSDGALYVTDRTATGDRLQKMTKDSKISTVWTWPDRPGVAGCAALDGTVLVNLVDTKQTVAVRQAPDTGAVTGQPEVIRQDTRGHAWALTLSADGNVWGATVNKTAGDAERLDDVVFPLFPQGGGFPRSNADNT
- the gatB gene encoding Asp-tRNA(Asn)/Glu-tRNA(Gln) amidotransferase subunit GatB, which encodes MTVTSAAELLKYDDVVDRFEPVMGMEVHVELSTATKMFCGCANAFGAEPNTQVCPVCLGLPGSLPVLNQQAVESAIRIGLALNCEIVPWCRFARKNYFYPDQPKNYQISQYDEPIAINGYLDVPLDDGSTWRVEIERAHMEEDTGKLTHLGSDTGRIAGATNSLADYNRAGVPLIEIVTRPIEGAGARAPEIARAYVTALRDLLRALGVSDVRMDQGSMRCDANLSLKPIGQAEFGTRTETKNVNSLKSVEVAVRYEMRRQAAVLTSGGTVTQETRHFHEDGYTSPGRSKETAEDYRYFPEPDLEPVAPDAELVERLRQTLPELPWLRRNRIQQEWGISDEVMRDLVNNGAIELVAATVEHGVSSESARAWWGNFLVQKANESGVELEALPITPAQVAAVVKLVDDGKLSNKLARQVVEGVLGGEGEPVQVMADRGFQVVRDDSALQAAVDAALAADPGIVEKIRGGKVQAAGAIVGAVMKATKGQADAARVRELVLAACGQSA
- a CDS encoding DoxX family membrane protein translates to MTSHPQDARAWQRPDDPARPTSASLVDPEDDLPSANYGGDFETTAIPRYDAAKGAPAPPVFNLMHDPEPLPYVQPHTSHPVMPYGAEPTEIGHDVTDEQVKAARRRGTQDLGLMLLRVGLGVLLVGHGLQKAFGWWGGPGLGGFQDSLAEVGYQHANILTYVGAAAQIGAGLLLVLGLFAPVAAAIALAYLINALLAGVAGQSQSGFPFFLPGGFEFQVTLIVIAAALILTGPGRYGFDAGRGWARRPFVGSFIALLLGIGLGVAMWVLLNGANPLA
- a CDS encoding PH domain-containing protein, encoding MSSPHASDPTASAATAPVVIRIPRTAHLAVGFFTLGLFSIVLANPRWFGVLLVIPVLASVFIMRLRTVADRDTVTARSVLGTTTVAWEDIDGLRFSRANWARAALKDGTEMRLPAVTFGTLPQLTAVSGGRVPNPYR